DNA from Biomphalaria glabrata chromosome 14, xgBioGlab47.1, whole genome shotgun sequence:
caacttcttgtgtgactaaagaggccaatccttgatacgcAGCAGCTATAGCAGGTTGGGCAAATGTAATCAGCAGGCGcagttgcattttcacccttctttctgcttctgttgtgtatgacatctgcaagccgagacccttcctttacgCTCtatctccatgtggatctaaccagtgccactttttttcCAGCTGCTAGTgccgattttgaagagcttcatgtcgcgtttgcatacatccgtatacagtaaaagtgggcgaccagcggctctcctgccttctattaaatcgacatacagaatgtcttgtggaagtcgacctactggcattctttATGAATGCCGAGCTCTGCATGAGAGTCGATCGGTACAAGGAATCGCAAgggattgagagagagaataatGGTCCATGTGCGGCAAAAGGTCTGTCCTTGTACGAGGACAAAGCGACCTTAcaactcactgcccgcttcctcttccgtgctctaagggagtaatctcAGCATGGTTTGTTACTATTGGGGTTTCTGATTCAATATCCGGCTCCGGACAAAAATATATTacgaatataggtatgttatttaacagtttagCAAATgctcagcaacacaagctatttacaagacatgcTTGTATCCGGCTCCGTTGCGCGTCCCACAGACTTAAACTTGTTTTGATTGACCTGAATGACGTTTCAGATATACTAAAGCTATTGGTTTCATCAAGATTATCTTTTTCGTCCATAACAATCCTAAGCAAGCGCGTTGGTGctaaatttacatatttttagtGAGACACTATGAACTGagaaatacgaatttattagcgCTTTAAGACACAACTTTAAGATGATCGTTGACTGTTTGGAGCATGTTAAAGTAACGGTGTAATCAGTGCCAGCTCTATTTATTTTAGTGAACTGTACTTTTATAACAGTTTTACTCATCTACTGTTCActgaattataatttataatcagGTTTGTTATTAGtaaaattgattctttttattgaaaagGAGATTATTCTTTAAGATGCCTATTGACCTATTTTCATAAACAAACGCAATGTTTCCAACACTGTGACTACATCAGATTTTACACGAATGAAAGTTTCTTGTAGAATTAGAATTAGCATAACGATAACAAGTGATCGAGTCATGcaataagtaattatttttatatgaaaatatttgtttgttaaaataatttttaagaatTGAAAATTTCCAGAAaagtatatttgttttttttttttttttttttttggcgcccATGTGCGTGTGGCGCACCTGCCAGAGGGTGATAAACCTTTGAAActtgtcaaacaaaacaaaaaagtcaagTAGAGAAACATTGAATTTTCATATTTTGAAATCTCAGAAAcatgtattttgtattttgtttttaaattttaaaaaaaaaattgcttaccTTTTTCTAAATATGGAAAACAATCTACATAATTTGATATAACTTGTCGACAGGAACACATGAAACGGCACAACACAAGAGAGGCGATAAAGAGACAAGAttggagagagaaaaaggatGTTCCAAGCCGCATGAAAGTCAAATACAAACTATTGACTTTTCTATGGGACATTTACCAGAAGGCTATCAAGAGCAAGATCTTTTTGAACTCGTCAAGCTAATCGCTGGATTAACAGTGCTAATAGAAGTTCAGTTTTGTAGCGAAAAAAGGTTAGACTATTGGCAAAAGACTAGAACTAAATATCCTGGCAGCGAGTGGAAAGGAAAAAAGACCAATCTCACTGGGAGTGGCCGTATTGCTGACATTTTCCAAGATAAGAATGGCCCGAAATTTTGCATATGCTCCAAATGCAAAGAAGACAACGTCCAAAGAGAACTGTGGACAATTATAGTAATCACGGCCACTCACGTGGTTTTTGATAACTCCGAAGCAAACAGTTCAAGTTGCTGTCTATTTTACGACACTGATGATGGAAATTACATACAAATTAATTGCACCAAATGTCGCTGGTCACACGACTCTGGAGATTTGTGTTTCCTAGAAGGCTTTACGTGTGACAGAGAGCTATTTaacaacattgacaacaaaattaaacagTTTAATGTTTTGTGGAAAACTATTCACGATAGATATGCACTGGATGAGAGAAAggaaaaaatggaaagaaaataTTACTACAAGCGTTTGGTGGTTGTGGTATCACATCCTCATGGTGGGCCCAAAAAAATTTCATTAGGGCGACTTGATGAAcagcttaaaaataaattaaaaaatgacactgggtatcaattgttttatgaCTCGCCTACATGTGAGGGAAGCAGCGGAGCCCCAGTGTATCTCTACGGACAGGACTGGTTTAAAGTGGAGTACGTCCATAGTGGTACAACAGAAGATAGACAACTAAATCACAGCACCACTTGGTGTCCCAAGTAGGAAAGAAACTAATGGCGTATCCAGGGTGGAGTAGGGCGatccaaattttaaaattcccccGGGGTCCTCCACTTGAGGGGACcaccaaatgagtgtccgaattttgtttttacattaaatactaCGCCCTTATCTCATGTAATGATGTCGAatatcaaaatgcaggggctcctAAAGAATTTAAGCCCCTAAGTCCTAGATACGCCCCTGTAAGAAACTGCATTCTTGTTAACTTATgagttaaatttaaattaattgccTTGAATTAGTTTGCAAAATAAACGCTTCGAGTACAGgacaaaatattgtttttctttttggaaaaaaaagatctatttatttagCTGTTTAGCTTGTCACTTAGTCATCCCCccgaatataggcctatgttatttttattttgaaaatcacCGAcaaaaaagcaattttaaaaccTAGACAAAACTTGTAATGTAAATTTGTTGCGAACTCTGCTTTTagataaacaaatatatttttataggcctatataaatatgcatttttatttttaatcgtCAGTGCCTACCCCatgctaattctaagtgtaaactattaaattaaaccattaatCTATAAACTATTATTTCCCAGGAGTTCTTGGAAatgtcctgaaattattaaaagctCCTGGAAAGTCATACAATTATCTTGAAGAATAGTCAAAACTGGAAAACGACTATCTCAcgagcgatttaaaaaaaaaagcggcattgtcagttttcatttaataaaaatgtagattTAATAATAGGGCGAATGAATTATAACCGAAACAGGCAGTtccaatgcttttttttctttcatagtcactagcatataaatatagatataaatctttctccatctcttaaaaataaattaaaaagcgatattttgttAGTTGATAGTAAATCTAGAagacagatctgaatgtttatcggcttttttattttgtacttagtaaagaataaataaaatgcaaagacggatttattttataatacaaaatctaaattctTACTTACTATGCCTACCCCTGCCCAGAATGCGCAATccttttcgcatagggccccgcaattgttaacCGTTATTAGCAACTGTTTcggtttattttaaattttagtttgttATTGAGAAGACACGTGTCAGATGAAGAATGAGATGTAATTATATGTTCacaaaaccatttttaaaaaaggatgtctttttttttttcagaacagCTGCAACGTTGAGGGAAGGGAAGGGGGTGCTATGTCCTCAGTTTATGAAGGGGGTGCTATGTCCTCAGTTTATGAAGGGGGTGCTATGTCCTCAGTTTATGAAGGGGGTGCTATGTCCTCAGTTTATGAAGGGGGTGCTATGTCCTCAGTTTATGAAGGGGGTGCTATGTCCTCAGTTTATGAAGGGGGTGCTATGTCCTCAGTTTATGAAGGGGGTGCTATGTCCTCAGTTTATGAAGGGGGTGCTATGTCCTCAGTTTATGAAGGGGGTGCTATGTCC
Protein-coding regions in this window:
- the LOC106050703 gene encoding uncharacterized protein LOC106050703 isoform X1; translation: MGGRNSKYRYGTHETAQHKRGDKETRLEREKGCSKPHESQIQTIDFSMGHLPEGYQEQDLFELVKLIAGLTVLIEVQFCSEKRLDYWQKTRTKYPGSEWKGKKTNLTGSGRIADIFQDKNGPKFCICSKCKEDNVQRELWTIIVITATHVVFDNSEANSSSCCLFYDTDDGNYIQINCTKCRWSHDSGDLCFLEGFTCDRELFNNIDNKIKQFNVLWKTIHDRYALDERKEKMERKYYYKRLVVVVSHPHGGPKKISLGRLDEQLKNKLKNDTGYQLFYDSPTCEGSSGAPVYLYGQDWFKVEYVHSGTTEDRQLNHSTTWCPK